Part of the Polaribacter sp. Hel1_33_78 genome is shown below.
ACGAAATAATGAATGCATTGTTTTAATAGTAGAAAAATCAATTTGAAGTTGTGGTAGTAGAAAAAATTATTTTAGGGATTGATCCAGGAACGACCATTATGGGTTTTGGACTGATAAAAATAGTGGGTAAAAAGATGGAGTTTATTCAGATGAATGAATTACTACTTCAAAAATATGATGACCATTACCTAAAACTAAAGCTTATTTTTGAACGCACAATTGAACTGATAGACACTTACAATCCAGATGAAATTGCTATTGAAGCACCTTTTTTTGGAAAAAATGTGCAATCTATGTTAAAGTTAGGCAGAGCGCAAGGAGTTGCGATGGCCGCAGGCTTGTCCAGAGAAATACCAATTACAGAATATTTGCCAAAGAAAATTAAAATGGCAATTACAGGAAATGGAAATGCTAGTAAAGAACAGGTGGCTTTAATGTTAAAATCTTTATTAAATTTACAGACCCTGCCCAAAAATTTGGATGCCACGGATGGTTTAGCAGCAGCAGTTTGTCATTTTTATAATTCAGGAAAGGTAGTTGGAGGTAAAAGCTACACAGGTTGGGCGAGCTTTGTGAAACAAAATGAAAAACGAGTTAAGAAATAATATTTAAAATAAGTAAGTTCATGAGTTAGAAGATTAATAATTCTAGTGAATTGGCAGTTAAGCAACTGCAAACTTAAACTGTAAACTTAAAATTATATTGGCCGGAATCTACATTCACATACCATTTTGCAAGCAAACTTGTTTTTATTGCAACTTTCATTTTTCAACATCTCTAAAAAATAAAGAAGAAATGATTGCTGCTTTAATTCGTGAAATCGAATTAAGAAAAGCTGAAATACAAAATGAAATCATTGAAACAATTTATTTTGGAGGTGGCACTCCTAGTGTTTTATCGGTAAATGAAATTCAATTGTTATTGGATGCTATTTATAAAAATCATGCAGTTATCGATCATCCAGAAATTACTTTAGAAGCAAATCCTGATGATTTATCAGAAGTTAAAATCATTGAACTTTCTAAATCACCGATCAACAGACTAAGTATCGGAATTCAATCTTTTTTTGAGAAAGATTTAAAATTGATGAATCGAGCGCACAACGCACAAGAAGCAAGAGAATCTTTGTCTATAGCAACGCGATATTTCGATAATATTTCGGTAGATTTAATTTATGGCGTTCCAGATTGTACAGATCAAGAATGGTGCGAAAATATAAAAATTACCTTAAGTTTCGGAGTGTCACACATTTCTAGTTATGCACTTACGGTAGAGCCTGAAACAGCTTTAGAACGTTTTATTGAGAAAGGAATTATTAAAAATGTAGATGAGGATAAA
Proteins encoded:
- the ruvC gene encoding crossover junction endodeoxyribonuclease RuvC, yielding MVVEKIILGIDPGTTIMGFGLIKIVGKKMEFIQMNELLLQKYDDHYLKLKLIFERTIELIDTYNPDEIAIEAPFFGKNVQSMLKLGRAQGVAMAAGLSREIPITEYLPKKIKMAITGNGNASKEQVALMLKSLLNLQTLPKNLDATDGLAAAVCHFYNSGKVVGGKSYTGWASFVKQNEKRVKK
- the hemW gene encoding radical SAM family heme chaperone HemW, which codes for MAGIYIHIPFCKQTCFYCNFHFSTSLKNKEEMIAALIREIELRKAEIQNEIIETIYFGGGTPSVLSVNEIQLLLDAIYKNHAVIDHPEITLEANPDDLSEVKIIELSKSPINRLSIGIQSFFEKDLKLMNRAHNAQEARESLSIATRYFDNISVDLIYGVPDCTDQEWCENIKITLSFGVSHISSYALTVEPETALERFIEKGIIKNVDEDKAEAQFNILIDELTKANFIHYETSNFGKENFFSKNNSSYWLGKSYLGIGPSAHSFDGKRRSWNVQNNTKYIKSIAQNDLPIQRETLSVTDRYNEYVMTGLRTIWGVSLNKIDTDFGENYTKYLKMQSKKYIEQKLLYIENKVLKTTHKGKFLSDGIASDLFMINLI